GGCCAGGGACAATACTATCTGAGTTACTCCCACCTTGAAACTCCTGAATCTAACCAGGCCAACACAGTATTGTACCATTTGCTCGCGAAAACCCTTGGAAATACCTATTCACAAAGTTGTTTCAAGCCGGACCAGATATTCTGGGACCTGAAAAACTTCATCCCAATGTGGAACAATACTGTGCTGCTAAAAGCCAAAAAAGGCATGGATCACGCAATAAAAATCAGCCAGAGCCAGTTCCTTCTGTTCTGGCGCACCCCCTGGCTGCTTGGCTGGAGAAGAGGAGTGCCCGGATCGCCCATAAACTTTCTTTATGCAATGATCTGCCAGGCTTTATCCACTTTGCCAGGACCTGATGCAGAACTTTATTGGGAACAATGCCAGCAGGAATTTTCTTCAGCAATGAATACTTTTCTTGACCAGCTTTTGGACTACTTAAGCCATGAGCGGCTGGCCATGGCCCTGGCACCTTCATCCCCGGAGTGCAGCTCCAATAAAGAACTGCAGGAACAGAAAATAATACTCTTTGGAAAATTTCCCGGCTATGGGGGGCTTTACAAAAAACTGATTAAAAGTCTTGACGGATTTATATTCAGGCAGCTTCAGGAAGAAGACCGGACAAGATGATCCATGACCTGTATTCTCAATCGTTTAATATCATTGGCTGAAGGTAAAAGATCAAAAATTTGGTCCAGATAGCCATTGTCTAAAACAAATTTACGGGAATAATCATAATTCAGGTCATAAACCCAGGAACATAACAGCAGTTTGAAGTCATTTTCGTACCGCATGGCAGAGTATTCACCCAGTCTGCCCTGACTGACCTGATCCAGTATTTCAGGTGAAACCCGATTCTCAGGATCAAGGCCCAGAGTAACAACTGTACTGGTGGCGTTGCCCGGAGTCAGATGGGAAAGCATGATGGGATAAATGTCCAGTTTGTCAGCGTCGCGCAGGACTTTACATACAGATGCCGTTGTAAAAGGCAGACCAACGGGTATTTTCATGCGGCTGTGAAAAAGCACTGCAAGGCGCAGATCCCTTTTCTGAGCTATGCTCAGACAGTTAAACACCGGTTCTGCTGTAATGATT
Above is a genomic segment from Desulfonatronovibrio magnus containing:
- a CDS encoding HD domain-containing protein, with amino-acid sequence MNDYNYFESFFNNYAQRFIQAADNDPNISLKKDHSHNVAEQARCIAESEGFPGGLVFLCRLTGLFHDIGRFEQYRQFKTFKDSESVNHAGLGFRIITAEPVFNCLSIAQKRDLRLAVLFHSRMKIPVGLPFTTASVCKVLRDADKLDIYPIMLSHLTPGNATSTVVTLGLDPENRVSPEILDQVSQGRLGEYSAMRYENDFKLLLCSWVYDLNYDYSRKFVLDNGYLDQIFDLLPSANDIKRLRIQVMDHLVRSSS